A single genomic interval of Microbacterium hydrocarbonoxydans harbors:
- the sigJ gene encoding RNA polymerase sigma factor SigJ, whose translation MDDDLDDVFRERRRLLALGYRMTGTLADAEDVVQETYLRWYRLEDAEREAIANPAGWLTTVAGRVALDLLGSARRRREHYIGQWLPEPVPVGTFAGALGSPVSTVSPTSGGEDPLDRVTLDDEVSTALLVVLEAMTPAERVAFVLHDVFAVPFDEIAEAVGRSSAAVRQLAASARRHVRENRATVVPRAEHDRVVRAFQDAARTGEVAALMRFLAPDVELRSDGGGVVRAALNVVSGQDNVARFLFGVAAKRPEMTMHEQRFGDGLGFVFREHGAVVAVMNLRVDAGMVSRVWIVLNPAKLTQWQAG comes from the coding sequence ATGGACGACGACCTCGACGACGTCTTCCGAGAGCGGCGACGGCTTCTCGCACTCGGCTACCGGATGACGGGCACGCTCGCCGACGCCGAGGACGTGGTGCAGGAGACCTATCTGCGCTGGTATCGCCTCGAGGATGCGGAGCGCGAGGCGATCGCCAACCCGGCGGGGTGGCTCACGACGGTCGCCGGTCGCGTCGCCCTCGATCTGCTGGGTTCGGCTCGTCGTCGCCGCGAGCACTACATCGGGCAGTGGTTGCCGGAGCCGGTGCCCGTGGGCACGTTCGCCGGCGCGCTCGGATCGCCGGTGTCGACGGTGTCTCCGACGTCAGGTGGGGAGGACCCGCTCGACCGCGTCACGCTCGACGACGAGGTCTCGACTGCGCTCCTGGTCGTGCTCGAGGCCATGACCCCTGCGGAGCGTGTGGCCTTCGTGCTGCACGACGTCTTCGCCGTGCCGTTCGACGAGATCGCCGAGGCCGTCGGCCGATCGTCGGCGGCGGTGCGGCAGCTGGCGGCATCCGCTCGTCGTCACGTCCGCGAGAATCGGGCCACGGTCGTGCCCCGCGCGGAGCACGACCGTGTGGTGCGGGCGTTCCAGGATGCGGCCCGCACGGGCGAGGTCGCGGCGCTCATGCGGTTCCTCGCGCCGGATGTCGAGCTGCGCAGCGACGGCGGCGGAGTGGTCAGGGCGGCGCTGAACGTCGTGAGCGGCCAGGACAACGTGGCCCGTTTCCTGTTCGGCGTCGCCGCCAAGCGACCGGAGATGACCATGCACGAGCAGCGCTTCGGCGACGGCCTCGGGTTCGTCTTCCGCGAGCACGGTGCCGTCGTCGCGGTGATGAACTTGCGGGTCGACGCTGGCATGGTCAGCCGCGTGTGGATCGTCCTCAATCCCGCCAAGCTCACGCAGTGGCAGGCGGGCTGA
- a CDS encoding sensor histidine kinase yields MRARTTLGATLVVAIALLIGAVSFYGILSSSIHDSTERAAEQRLDELAGRLDGPGGRGVDSLEDEIVQIIGRDGTVRAASEDARDDLGSASLPVADHPRTLSIDGHAHLVVSDDLDNDETLVLAVPVDDDAETLSTVAVLLAVAVPLLLLLVAITTWLVVGRALRPVTRIRQEVDGISAERLHRRVEVPASADEIAALASTMNRMLDRLDSSATAQRRFVSDASHELRSPLATIRQHAELAQAHPATTSIGELAEVVSEEGLRLQGIVESLLLLARLDEGGGAHQEPVDLDDLALGEVRRLRARGVDVDGSGIRAARVEGDPRLLGQLARNLADNAVRHAAGRVAISVIPEGSWVFVTVEDDGSGVPDDERDRIFERFVRLDEARSRDAGGSGLGLAIVQGIAAASGGTASVDVSRWGGARFVVTLPLAS; encoded by the coding sequence GTGCGTGCGAGGACCACGCTCGGCGCGACCCTCGTGGTCGCGATCGCGCTGCTCATCGGCGCGGTCTCGTTCTACGGCATCCTGAGCTCCAGCATCCATGACAGCACCGAGCGCGCCGCGGAACAGCGCCTCGACGAGCTCGCCGGGCGTCTCGACGGCCCCGGCGGACGTGGCGTCGACTCCCTCGAAGACGAGATCGTGCAGATCATCGGCCGAGATGGGACCGTCCGAGCGGCCAGCGAGGATGCCCGTGACGACCTCGGATCGGCGTCGCTGCCCGTGGCGGACCACCCGCGCACGCTGTCGATCGACGGCCATGCGCACCTGGTCGTCTCCGACGACCTGGACAACGACGAGACGCTCGTCCTCGCCGTTCCCGTCGACGACGATGCCGAGACGCTGTCGACCGTCGCAGTGCTGCTCGCCGTCGCGGTACCTCTGCTGCTGCTGCTCGTCGCCATCACGACCTGGCTCGTCGTCGGCCGCGCGTTGCGACCGGTCACGCGCATCCGCCAGGAGGTCGATGGCATCTCGGCCGAGCGCCTGCACCGACGCGTGGAGGTGCCCGCCTCGGCGGACGAGATCGCGGCGCTGGCGAGCACGATGAATCGGATGCTCGATCGATTGGACTCGTCGGCCACGGCGCAGCGCCGATTCGTGTCCGACGCATCACACGAGTTGCGATCGCCGCTGGCGACGATCCGCCAGCACGCGGAGCTCGCGCAGGCGCATCCGGCGACGACGAGCATCGGCGAGCTGGCCGAGGTCGTGTCCGAGGAGGGGCTGCGGCTGCAGGGCATCGTCGAGTCCCTGCTGCTGCTCGCCCGTCTGGACGAGGGCGGCGGCGCCCACCAGGAGCCGGTCGATCTCGACGACCTCGCGCTGGGCGAGGTGCGCCGACTGCGTGCGCGGGGTGTCGATGTCGACGGTTCCGGCATCCGCGCAGCCAGGGTCGAGGGCGATCCGCGACTCCTGGGGCAGTTGGCGCGCAACCTCGCCGACAATGCCGTCCGGCACGCCGCCGGACGCGTGGCGATCAGCGTCATCCCCGAGGGCTCGTGGGTGTTCGTGACCGTCGAGGACGACGGCTCCGGCGTACCGGACGACGAGCGGGACCGGATCTTCGAGCGCTTCGTGCGACTCGACGAGGCGCGCAGCAGGGATGCCGGGGGCAGCGGCCTGGGTCTCGCGATCGTGCAGGGCATCGCCGCCGCGAGCGGAGGCACGGCGTCGGTCGACGTCTCCCGCTGGGGCGGCGCCCGGTTCGTGGTGACCCTGCCCCTCGCATCCTGA
- a CDS encoding GNAT family N-acetyltransferase — MSEPQIRDAETADLEAITAIYNDAVLHTTAIWNEDAVDLADRTAWFAARTAQGYPVLVAVDGSGVLGYATFGDWRPHSGYRHTVEHSVYVRDGERGRGIGKALMLELIHRARSLGKHVMVAAVESSNTGSIIMHKRLDFLQVGRMPQVGAKFDRWLDLTFLQLVLDERPFPDDIR, encoded by the coding sequence ATGAGCGAGCCCCAGATCCGCGATGCCGAGACCGCCGACCTCGAGGCGATCACGGCCATCTACAACGACGCCGTGCTGCACACCACGGCGATCTGGAACGAGGATGCCGTCGACCTCGCCGACCGCACCGCCTGGTTCGCCGCCCGAACCGCGCAGGGTTACCCGGTGCTCGTCGCCGTCGATGGATCCGGCGTGCTCGGCTACGCGACCTTCGGCGACTGGCGCCCGCACAGCGGGTACCGGCATACCGTCGAGCACTCGGTCTACGTGCGCGACGGCGAGCGCGGACGCGGCATCGGAAAGGCACTCATGCTCGAACTCATCCACCGGGCGCGCAGCCTCGGCAAGCACGTCATGGTCGCCGCGGTCGAGAGCAGCAACACGGGCTCGATCATCATGCACAAGCGCCTCGACTTCCTGCAGGTCGGACGGATGCCGCAGGTCGGCGCCAAGTTCGACCGCTGGCTCGACCTCACCTTCCTGCAGCTCGTGCTCGACGAACGCCCGTTCCCGGACGACATCCGATGA
- a CDS encoding CDGSH iron-sulfur domain-containing protein: MSRAEEPVTITAYPDGPLLVRGAAVLESSDGEPIEVKRRTVALCRCGLSTIKPFCDGTHKAAGFRTDA, encoded by the coding sequence ATGAGCAGGGCCGAGGAGCCTGTCACCATCACCGCCTACCCCGACGGGCCGCTGCTGGTGCGGGGTGCCGCCGTGCTCGAGTCGTCGGACGGTGAGCCGATCGAGGTGAAGCGCCGCACGGTGGCGCTCTGCCGATGCGGCCTCTCGACCATCAAGCCGTTCTGTGACGGGACCCACAAGGCTGCGGGGTTCCGCACCGACGCCTGA
- a CDS encoding carboxymuconolactone decarboxylase family protein produces the protein MSHVNIGKIYAAPYQAMLDFAGRAAEAGTDAGLSPLLVELVKVRASQLNGCAFCLRMHSADAVKAGETADRLAVLAGWWESQYFSPEEQAALQIAERVTMIGDHGRLADRGVDIDGVLTEKQIAAVTWLAVVINSWNRIAISSHYPVHP, from the coding sequence GTGTCGCACGTGAACATCGGCAAGATCTACGCAGCCCCGTACCAGGCGATGTTGGACTTCGCCGGCAGAGCCGCGGAGGCGGGGACGGATGCCGGCCTCTCGCCGCTGCTCGTCGAGCTGGTCAAGGTGCGGGCATCTCAGCTCAACGGCTGCGCATTCTGCCTGCGGATGCACAGCGCGGATGCGGTCAAGGCCGGAGAGACGGCGGACCGGCTGGCCGTGCTCGCGGGCTGGTGGGAATCGCAGTACTTCTCGCCCGAGGAGCAGGCGGCCCTGCAGATCGCCGAGCGCGTGACGATGATCGGCGACCACGGCCGCCTCGCGGATCGTGGAGTCGACATCGACGGCGTGCTGACCGAGAAGCAGATCGCGGCGGTCACCTGGCTCGCGGTGGTCATCAACAGCTGGAACCGCATCGCGATCAGCAGCCACTACCCCGTGCACCCCTGA
- the pnuC gene encoding nicotinamide riboside transporter PnuC, translating to MNLLLWLADAFNSQWMLPGGQVLLVREVVGNAFGLASALGGMQRKIWAWPVGIVGNLLLLTVFLGSILNPDHELPHLLGQAGRQVMFIIVAIYGWVRWRQAAADGGRVTPRWAPNSARIGLVLVMVIGTIALTPLFRALGSWEPVWADAWTFVGSLLATYGMAKGWTEFWLIWIAVDVVGVPLLFSSGFYATGLMYVFYGVFTAVGFVVWCRAQANAKPQVDTIMPDPRPITSTTKTVDDRD from the coding sequence ATGAACCTGCTGCTCTGGCTGGCGGACGCCTTCAACTCGCAGTGGATGCTGCCCGGCGGGCAGGTCCTGCTCGTCCGCGAGGTCGTGGGCAATGCGTTCGGCCTCGCCAGCGCCCTCGGCGGCATGCAGCGCAAGATCTGGGCGTGGCCCGTCGGCATCGTCGGCAATCTCCTGCTCCTGACCGTGTTCCTCGGGTCGATCCTCAATCCGGATCACGAGCTCCCTCATCTGCTCGGCCAGGCGGGCCGCCAGGTGATGTTCATCATCGTCGCGATCTACGGCTGGGTGCGCTGGCGCCAGGCCGCAGCCGACGGCGGACGCGTGACACCGCGGTGGGCGCCGAACAGCGCCCGCATCGGTCTGGTGCTGGTGATGGTCATCGGCACGATCGCGCTGACTCCGCTGTTCCGCGCGCTCGGCTCGTGGGAGCCGGTGTGGGCCGACGCGTGGACGTTCGTCGGATCGCTGCTCGCCACGTACGGCATGGCGAAGGGCTGGACGGAGTTCTGGCTCATCTGGATCGCCGTCGACGTGGTCGGCGTGCCGCTGCTGTTCAGCTCGGGGTTCTACGCGACGGGCCTGATGTACGTGTTCTACGGCGTCTTCACGGCGGTGGGCTTCGTCGTGTGGTGCCGCGCGCAGGCGAACGCCAAACCGCAGGTCGACACGATCATGCCGGACCCGCGGCCCATCACCTCGACGACGAAGACGGTCGACGACCGGGACTGA
- a CDS encoding LLM class flavin-dependent oxidoreductase — protein MTRQIRFNAFDMNCVAHQSSGLWRHPDDRSRQYNTISYWTDLAKLLESATFDGIFIADVLGTYDVYGGTNEAAIRNGAQVPVNDPILLVSAMAAVTEHLGFGITAGTAFEHPYPFARRLSTLDHLTQGRIGWNVVTGYLPSAARNMGQTDQLAHDDRYDHADEYVEVLYKLWEGSWEDDAVVEDRERGIFTDPSKVHPIGHEGTHFSVPGIHISEPSPQRTPVIYQAGASPRGVRFASENAEAIFVAAPSKEVLAGTVKRIRDALEDAGRDRYDAKIYTLLTVITGATSEDAAAKHAEYLSYASPEGALTFMSGWMGVDLSQYAEDEPVGNVESNAIQSVLQHLKEEADLGREWTVGDFGRHNAIGGLGPTVVGSGVEIADELQSWVDETDIDGFNLAYAVTPGTWQDVIEHVIPVLRERGVYPEEYTPGTLRHKLQGKGDRVQDTHRAARYRVGAKVSVG, from the coding sequence ATGACCCGACAGATCCGCTTCAACGCCTTCGACATGAACTGCGTCGCCCACCAGTCGTCCGGGCTGTGGCGGCATCCCGACGATCGCTCACGCCAGTACAACACCATCTCGTACTGGACCGATCTCGCGAAGCTGCTCGAGAGCGCGACGTTCGACGGCATCTTCATCGCCGACGTGCTCGGCACGTACGACGTCTACGGCGGCACCAACGAGGCCGCCATCCGCAACGGCGCGCAGGTGCCGGTGAACGACCCCATCCTGCTGGTCAGCGCGATGGCCGCCGTCACCGAGCACCTCGGTTTCGGCATCACCGCCGGTACGGCCTTCGAGCATCCGTATCCGTTCGCGCGGCGGCTGAGCACCCTCGACCACCTGACCCAGGGGCGCATCGGGTGGAACGTGGTGACCGGCTACCTGCCCAGCGCCGCCCGCAACATGGGTCAGACCGATCAGCTCGCCCACGACGACCGCTACGACCATGCCGACGAGTACGTCGAGGTGCTCTACAAGCTGTGGGAGGGGTCGTGGGAGGACGACGCCGTGGTCGAGGACCGCGAGCGCGGCATCTTCACCGACCCGTCGAAGGTGCATCCGATCGGTCACGAGGGCACGCACTTCAGCGTTCCCGGCATCCACATCTCCGAGCCGTCACCGCAGCGCACCCCGGTCATCTATCAGGCGGGAGCCAGCCCCCGCGGCGTGCGCTTCGCGTCGGAGAACGCCGAGGCGATCTTCGTCGCCGCTCCCTCGAAGGAGGTGCTCGCCGGCACCGTGAAGCGCATCCGGGACGCCCTCGAGGATGCCGGACGCGACCGCTACGACGCCAAGATCTACACCCTGCTCACCGTGATCACGGGCGCAACGAGCGAGGATGCCGCGGCGAAGCACGCCGAGTACCTCTCCTACGCGAGCCCCGAGGGCGCACTGACCTTCATGTCGGGCTGGATGGGTGTGGACCTGTCGCAGTACGCCGAGGACGAGCCGGTCGGCAATGTCGAGTCGAACGCCATCCAGTCGGTGCTCCAGCACCTCAAGGAGGAGGCCGACCTCGGTCGGGAGTGGACCGTCGGCGACTTCGGCCGCCACAACGCGATCGGGGGCCTCGGTCCGACGGTCGTCGGGTCGGGCGTCGAGATCGCCGACGAGCTGCAGTCCTGGGTCGACGAGACCGACATCGACGGGTTCAACCTCGCATACGCGGTGACGCCCGGTACCTGGCAGGACGTGATCGAGCACGTCATCCCGGTGCTGCGCGAGCGCGGCGTCTACCCCGAGGAGTACACGCCGGGGACCCTGCGCCACAAGCTGCAGGGCAAGGGCGACCGGGTGCAGGACACCCATCGCGCGGCGCGGTACCGAGTCGGGGCGAAGGTGTCCGTCGGCTGA
- a CDS encoding SDR family oxidoreductase yields the protein MRIAVAGGTGVVGRHVVEAAESAGHDAVVLSRARGVDVLTGSGLEQALAGAEAVIDVTNTTTLSAAKATRFFETATATLLAAERRAGVGHHVALSIVGIDAIDASYYAGKLAQERAVAAGAVPFTIARAGQFHEFAGQLLAGMACPVAVMPKMLTRPVAAREVGAHLVRVAEGGAVARARDLVGPRDEVLVDLARRQLAFEGSRRRVLGVRLPGAYGRGLASGSLRGGPEAAHGEVTFDEWLRAADHG from the coding sequence ATGAGGATCGCAGTCGCAGGAGGAACAGGGGTCGTCGGCAGACATGTCGTCGAGGCGGCGGAGTCTGCGGGGCACGATGCGGTCGTGCTCTCCCGTGCCCGGGGTGTCGACGTCCTCACGGGTTCGGGCCTCGAACAGGCCCTCGCTGGAGCGGAAGCGGTGATCGACGTCACGAACACGACGACCCTGTCTGCGGCGAAGGCCACCCGGTTCTTCGAGACGGCGACCGCCACGCTCCTCGCCGCCGAGCGGCGCGCCGGTGTCGGTCACCATGTGGCGCTGTCGATCGTCGGCATCGACGCGATCGACGCCTCGTACTACGCCGGCAAACTGGCGCAGGAGCGCGCAGTGGCCGCCGGGGCTGTGCCGTTCACGATCGCGCGCGCTGGCCAGTTCCACGAGTTCGCCGGACAGCTCCTGGCCGGTATGGCGTGCCCGGTGGCAGTGATGCCGAAGATGCTCACGAGGCCGGTCGCCGCGCGGGAGGTCGGCGCGCACCTCGTCCGCGTCGCCGAGGGCGGTGCCGTCGCCCGCGCCCGAGACCTGGTGGGTCCCCGTGATGAGGTGCTCGTCGATCTGGCCCGCCGCCAGCTCGCGTTCGAGGGCAGTCGCCGACGCGTGCTCGGGGTGAGGCTGCCCGGTGCATACGGGCGCGGGCTCGCCTCGGGGTCGCTGCGAGGAGGGCCGGAAGCCGCGCACGGCGAGGTCACGTTCGACGAGTGGTTGCGCGCCGCCGACCACGGGTAG
- a CDS encoding iron-containing redox enzyme family protein has product MSAPSLTPSTLHGVTARGPLSDAILRRLTAGDADDLGAQAETALATTDDIVRDDDIQLALFVLYASSYGSLPGLDPALEWDAALITTRGLLEHAFERALRATVPQPALPEPTVDAVGRALFALAEADTGPSLSRYVAKKATAEQMQEFFMQRSIYTLREADPHSWAIPRLHGRAKAALVEIQSDEYGGGRPDRVHATIFARAMRGAGLDDTYGAYVDDVPAITLASLNTMSMFGLNRRLVGAIVGHLAAFEMTSSIPNRLYGDGLRRLGFADDVTDYFDEHVEADAVHEQIAARDLAGGLAEDHPELLADIMFGASACLTVDGWAAGHMLDSWMRGESSLRPRDDR; this is encoded by the coding sequence ATGTCCGCGCCATCGCTCACACCGTCCACCCTCCACGGCGTCACCGCCCGCGGCCCGCTCAGCGATGCGATCCTGCGGCGGCTGACCGCCGGCGACGCCGACGACCTCGGCGCTCAGGCCGAGACCGCGCTCGCGACCACCGACGACATCGTGCGCGACGACGACATCCAGCTCGCGCTCTTCGTGCTCTACGCCTCGTCGTACGGCTCGCTTCCGGGCCTCGATCCCGCTCTGGAGTGGGATGCGGCGCTCATCACGACCCGCGGGCTGCTCGAGCATGCGTTCGAACGGGCTCTGCGGGCGACCGTGCCGCAGCCTGCTCTTCCCGAGCCGACGGTCGACGCGGTGGGACGCGCCCTGTTCGCCCTCGCCGAGGCCGACACCGGCCCGAGCCTGTCGCGCTACGTCGCGAAGAAGGCGACCGCCGAGCAGATGCAGGAGTTCTTCATGCAGCGCTCGATCTACACGCTGCGTGAGGCCGACCCGCACTCCTGGGCCATCCCGCGCCTGCACGGGCGGGCGAAGGCGGCGCTCGTGGAGATCCAGTCCGACGAGTACGGCGGGGGCCGGCCCGACCGCGTGCACGCGACGATCTTCGCTCGGGCGATGCGCGGCGCCGGGCTCGACGACACGTACGGTGCCTACGTCGACGACGTGCCCGCCATCACGCTCGCTTCGCTCAACACGATGTCGATGTTCGGTCTCAATCGACGCCTCGTCGGCGCGATCGTCGGTCACCTCGCCGCGTTCGAGATGACCTCGTCGATCCCCAACCGGCTCTACGGCGACGGCCTGCGGCGGCTCGGATTCGCGGACGACGTCACCGACTACTTCGACGAGCACGTCGAAGCGGATGCCGTGCACGAGCAGATCGCGGCGAGGGACCTCGCCGGGGGCCTGGCGGAGGATCACCCCGAGCTGCTGGCCGACATCATGTTCGGAGCATCCGCCTGCCTCACCGTCGACGGATGGGCAGCAGGCCACATGCTCGACTCATGGATGCGCGGCGAATCGTCGCTCCGGCCGAGGGACGACCGATGA
- a CDS encoding response regulator transcription factor, producing MRILVVDDEVRLADAVRRGLEAEGFAVDVAHNGVDGLWRARETRYDAIVLDLMMPGMSGWKVCEALRAEENWTPVLMLTAKDGEWDQVEALETGADDYVTKPFSFAILVARIRALVRRGAVARPSILEAGDLRLDPASHKVWRGETAVTLTAREFAVLEHLMRHRGQVLSKRALIDGVWDDDFDGDPNIVEVYVGHLRRKLDKPFGREAIETIRGAGYRLAADGG from the coding sequence ATGCGGATCCTGGTGGTTGACGACGAGGTGCGCCTGGCCGACGCCGTACGCCGAGGACTCGAGGCCGAGGGCTTCGCCGTCGACGTCGCTCACAATGGCGTCGACGGGCTCTGGCGCGCGCGAGAGACGCGGTACGACGCGATCGTCCTCGACCTGATGATGCCAGGGATGAGCGGATGGAAGGTGTGCGAGGCGCTGCGCGCCGAGGAGAACTGGACGCCGGTGCTCATGCTGACCGCCAAGGACGGCGAATGGGATCAGGTCGAGGCACTCGAGACCGGGGCCGACGACTACGTGACGAAGCCGTTCTCGTTCGCGATCCTCGTCGCCCGCATCCGCGCCCTCGTGCGGCGGGGCGCTGTCGCGCGGCCCTCGATCCTCGAGGCGGGCGACCTGCGGCTCGACCCGGCGTCGCACAAGGTCTGGCGCGGTGAAACGGCCGTGACGCTGACGGCCCGCGAGTTCGCCGTGCTCGAGCATCTGATGCGGCATCGCGGACAGGTGCTCTCCAAGCGCGCGCTGATCGACGGCGTGTGGGATGACGACTTCGACGGCGATCCGAACATCGTCGAGGTCTACGTGGGGCACCTCCGACGCAAGCTCGACAAGCCGTTCGGACGTGAGGCGATCGAGACGATCCGCGGTGCCGGCTACCGATTGGCGGCCGATGGTGGCTAG